The following are encoded in a window of Sphingobium sp. AP49 genomic DNA:
- a CDS encoding YezD family protein: MTEHRTIELRHSRADGQRPDIIASIDKVRDVLDGLRFGSITLTVHDARVVQIDVTEKTRLSA; the protein is encoded by the coding sequence ATGACCGAACATAGAACGATCGAACTTCGCCACAGCCGCGCCGATGGACAGCGCCCCGATATCATCGCCAGCATCGACAAGGTGCGCGATGTGCTCGACGGACTCCGCTTCGGCTCGATCACGCTCACCGTCCACGACGCCCGCGTCGTGCAGATCGACGTCACCGAAAAGACGCGCCTTTCCGCCTGA
- a CDS encoding alpha/beta hydrolase yields MERFGHSGTARQPVVLTIPGLNNSGPGHWQTLWEQKRGDCERVDLGSWASPNRNAWVTRLDAAIRQADGPVILAAHSLGCLAVAWWGALQSQAYGWPVTGALLVAPPDCDRMETPETIGGFGPTPRTPLPFPSILVGSRNDPYIFFERAHSIGKNWGSQFVDAGHSGHINADSGLGEWGFGQALLERLIDNAQEQASAVRQMRPAMPMAQLDRTPGSLRIAT; encoded by the coding sequence ATGGAGCGATTCGGACATTCGGGAACCGCACGCCAGCCGGTCGTGCTGACCATCCCCGGCCTCAACAATAGCGGCCCTGGTCATTGGCAGACATTGTGGGAGCAAAAGCGCGGCGATTGCGAACGCGTCGACCTGGGTAGCTGGGCCAGTCCCAATCGCAATGCCTGGGTCACCCGGCTTGATGCCGCCATCCGGCAAGCCGACGGTCCTGTCATTCTGGCGGCGCACAGCCTTGGCTGTCTGGCGGTCGCCTGGTGGGGAGCGTTGCAGAGCCAAGCCTATGGCTGGCCGGTGACCGGCGCCCTGCTGGTCGCCCCGCCGGATTGCGACCGGATGGAAACGCCCGAGACGATCGGTGGCTTTGGTCCAACGCCGCGCACGCCACTGCCCTTCCCGTCCATCCTCGTCGGCAGCCGCAACGATCCCTATATCTTCTTTGAACGCGCCCACAGCATCGGCAAGAATTGGGGCAGCCAGTTCGTCGATGCCGGGCATAGCGGCCATATCAATGCCGATTCGGGCCTGGGCGAATGGGGCTTTGGCCAGGCCTTGCTGGAACGGCTGATCGATAATGCACAGGAACAGGCGTCCGCCGTGCGCCAGATGCGCCCGGCGATGCCGATGGCTCAGCTCGACCGGACACCCGGAAGCCTGCGCATCGCCACCTGA
- a CDS encoding PRC-barrel domain-containing protein: MVEMMTEHRGDLIASDRVEGTVVYNRQGEKLGKISHFMVDKRSGQVRYALLSFGGFLGMGNEHYPLPWSMLHYDTDKGGYVIELAKEVLEQAPHYLVEDRPAFDDAYGRNVYQYYGLIYPW; encoded by the coding sequence ATGGTCGAGATGATGACCGAACATCGCGGCGACCTGATCGCGTCGGACCGGGTCGAAGGCACCGTTGTCTATAATCGTCAGGGCGAAAAGCTGGGCAAGATATCTCACTTCATGGTCGACAAGCGCAGCGGTCAGGTCCGCTATGCGCTGCTGTCCTTCGGCGGGTTTCTGGGTATGGGAAATGAACATTACCCGCTGCCCTGGTCGATGCTGCATTATGATACCGACAAGGGCGGCTATGTGATCGAACTGGCCAAGGAGGTGCTGGAGCAGGCACCCCATTATCTGGTCGAGGATCGCCCGGCCTTCGACGATGCCTATGGCCGCAACGTCTATCAATATTATGGACTGATCTACCCCTGGTAG
- a CDS encoding OsmC family protein, with the protein MKINRTGSAAWSGGLKDGKGTISTQSGALDAYPYGFATRFEGVPGSNPEELIAAAHASCFTMALSLILGEAGLTAENMETSAVVTLEQQEGGFAITASKLTLKAKIPGADDATFQELAAKAKAGCPVSKLLKADISLDAELLA; encoded by the coding sequence ATGAAGATTAATCGCACCGGTTCGGCGGCCTGGAGTGGCGGCCTCAAGGACGGCAAGGGCACGATCTCGACTCAGAGCGGCGCGCTCGACGCCTATCCCTATGGCTTTGCCACTCGGTTCGAGGGCGTGCCGGGCAGCAATCCCGAAGAACTGATCGCTGCCGCTCATGCCTCCTGCTTCACCATGGCGCTGTCGCTGATCCTAGGCGAGGCGGGACTGACGGCGGAAAATATGGAGACGAGCGCAGTGGTCACTCTGGAGCAGCAGGAGGGGGGCTTCGCCATCACCGCGAGCAAGCTGACCCTGAAGGCGAAGATCCCGGGCGCCGACGACGCGACCTTCCAGGAACTGGCGGCCAAGGCCAAGGCCGGCTGCCCGGTATCGAAACTGCTGAAGGCCGATATCAGCCTGGACGCGGAACTGCTGGCCTAA